The Acidobacteriota bacterium genome window below encodes:
- a CDS encoding TonB-dependent receptor, producing the protein MTHIKFLLSACLCLWFCIVPATAQVTSSAITGTVRDESHHPVSQTALTVKNLETGLTRKTVSADDGSFSIFGLPPGRYSVQAEKSGFTEARLDELVTSVAEEKSIHLILKVIPVQEVVTITGEPSLIEVSTSTISGLVTDRQVPALPLNGRDLTQLILLQPGVVNSRASVQSGSTGQGARFSVSGARPTQNVFTLDGTVINDALNNTPGSAQGLLIGVEAVKEFRVLVNNYGAEYSRAAGGVFLAVTKSGSNDFHGSVFEFLRNDIFDARNFFDKEKPAFRRNQFGAAVGGPIVKNKAFFFANFEALRERKGITRIAIVPDASARMGILPGANPISIDPRAVPILDLYPQANGTQLSRGTAEFIGTTNRFSDANFLTSRFDINLSDRDSLFGTYTIEDSQQLLPRNFPEFPNLSDNRKHYLTLEEKHVFSPTILNEARFGFVRTSPSELVPETDRTLQLIAGQGLGEINVSGLTDIGTDRTNPKIFRLNHFQFTDNLIMTFGRHTLKVGGNVSRLQYNGQSESRTRGQLRFRSLADLLAFKVREIQGASADSDFIRGLRQTLVGFYLQDNVRLTDRLTLNLGLRYETVTTPKEVNGKIANLRDISDPEVTVGGDYFTLTRNNFAPRVGLAWDVTGRGKTIVRSGFGMFYDQPLFQTYRNAIFRTLPFVNRGVISSVPMLPVNPGAFKGADLATEAIQHDLRPSYVMQYNLNIQQDFKGMVVQVAYLGSRGVNLFGQGDVNTAFPQRLPDGREFFPEGSKRRNPKFGEVRRIFQGFNSHYHAVSVNAQQRLRYGLDFQLAYTYGKSIDERSGVAGRLEFSNGQSRAFDPYNRKLDRGLSDFDVRHSFTTNLIYQLPKIATTNPLLSNLLNGWQVSAIISLQSGVPYSPVLIGDQDQDGTDANVSRPDVVPGVSFTPSKGQTSTQWFNLTAFTPPQPGVRGNAGRNILTGPNYKSLDLALTKEFFTDRRVRLQFRAEFFNLLNRTNFDIPSNSEEGEALYTFIPADDDIPASFQPSSSAGKIFSTSGNSRELQFALKLVF; encoded by the coding sequence ATGACACACATCAAATTTCTGCTCAGTGCCTGCCTTTGCCTGTGGTTTTGTATTGTGCCAGCCACGGCCCAGGTCACCAGTTCGGCCATTACCGGCACGGTTCGGGATGAGTCACATCACCCGGTGTCCCAAACCGCTTTAACTGTGAAAAACCTGGAAACTGGTCTAACCCGCAAGACAGTCAGTGCGGATGATGGATCGTTTTCGATCTTTGGATTGCCTCCCGGAAGGTATTCGGTTCAGGCTGAGAAATCCGGGTTTACCGAAGCCCGGCTCGATGAACTGGTTACCTCGGTGGCGGAAGAAAAAAGTATTCACTTGATTTTAAAGGTGATACCGGTTCAGGAAGTCGTCACGATCACCGGTGAGCCATCGCTGATCGAAGTTTCCACTTCAACCATCAGCGGTCTGGTCACTGATCGTCAGGTGCCGGCCCTTCCGCTCAATGGTCGTGATTTGACCCAACTGATTTTGCTGCAACCCGGAGTGGTCAACAGTCGGGCGAGCGTGCAGTCAGGCAGCACGGGTCAGGGGGCACGGTTTTCAGTTTCTGGTGCTCGTCCAACCCAAAATGTGTTTACCCTCGATGGCACGGTCATCAACGATGCACTCAACAACACCCCCGGAAGTGCTCAGGGCCTGCTCATCGGGGTCGAAGCCGTGAAAGAATTTCGCGTCCTGGTCAACAATTATGGCGCGGAATACAGCCGGGCGGCGGGCGGTGTATTCCTCGCAGTGACCAAATCCGGAAGCAATGACTTTCACGGCTCGGTGTTTGAATTTCTCCGCAACGACATTTTTGACGCCCGCAATTTCTTCGATAAAGAAAAACCGGCGTTTCGCCGCAACCAGTTTGGCGCAGCGGTCGGGGGGCCGATTGTCAAAAATAAAGCTTTTTTCTTTGCCAATTTCGAAGCCCTTCGCGAACGAAAAGGCATTACCCGGATTGCGATTGTGCCTGATGCCAGCGCCCGGATGGGAATTCTGCCCGGAGCAAATCCGATTTCGATTGACCCACGAGCGGTGCCGATTCTGGATTTATACCCGCAGGCCAATGGCACTCAACTCAGTCGTGGAACGGCTGAATTTATCGGCACCACCAATCGGTTTTCGGATGCGAATTTCCTGACCAGCCGGTTTGATATCAACCTGTCGGACCGGGATTCGTTGTTTGGAACGTACACGATTGAAGATTCCCAGCAGTTGCTCCCACGCAATTTTCCCGAATTTCCAAATCTTTCCGATAACCGCAAGCACTACCTCACGCTGGAAGAAAAACACGTTTTTTCTCCCACGATTCTCAATGAAGCCCGGTTTGGATTTGTGCGCACGTCCCCGTCCGAACTTGTACCCGAGACTGACCGAACGCTGCAATTGATTGCTGGACAGGGACTTGGTGAGATCAACGTTTCCGGATTGACCGATATCGGGACTGACCGGACCAATCCGAAAATCTTTCGGTTGAACCATTTTCAGTTTACCGACAATTTGATCATGACGTTTGGTCGTCACACACTCAAAGTTGGCGGAAATGTGTCACGACTGCAATACAACGGCCAGTCTGAAAGCCGGACGCGAGGGCAGCTACGATTTCGGTCGCTGGCGGATTTGCTCGCCTTTAAGGTGCGGGAAATTCAGGGAGCTTCGGCAGATTCCGACTTTATTCGGGGGCTGCGCCAAACGCTGGTCGGATTTTACCTTCAAGACAATGTGCGGTTGACTGACCGGTTGACGCTGAATCTGGGTTTGCGGTATGAAACGGTTACCACGCCCAAAGAAGTCAACGGCAAAATTGCTAATTTGCGCGATATTTCAGATCCGGAAGTGACGGTTGGCGGCGATTATTTCACCCTGACCCGAAACAACTTTGCCCCACGGGTAGGGCTGGCCTGGGATGTGACCGGACGGGGAAAAACCATTGTTCGCAGCGGGTTTGGGATGTTTTACGACCAGCCGTTGTTTCAAACGTACCGCAATGCCATCTTCCGAACATTACCATTTGTGAACCGGGGTGTGATTTCCTCGGTGCCGATGTTGCCGGTCAATCCTGGGGCGTTTAAAGGTGCTGACCTGGCAACGGAGGCCATTCAACATGATCTCCGACCCAGCTATGTGATGCAGTACAACCTCAATATCCAGCAGGACTTCAAGGGGATGGTGGTCCAGGTCGCCTATCTGGGGTCACGAGGGGTCAATTTGTTTGGTCAAGGAGATGTCAATACGGCCTTTCCACAACGGTTGCCGGATGGACGCGAATTTTTCCCGGAGGGGAGCAAACGGCGAAATCCGAAGTTTGGGGAAGTCCGCCGGATTTTCCAGGGCTTTAACTCGCATTATCATGCCGTAAGTGTGAATGCCCAGCAACGGTTGCGCTATGGGTTAGACTTTCAACTGGCATACACCTACGGCAAATCCATTGATGAGCGGTCGGGTGTTGCCGGGCGGCTGGAATTTTCCAATGGTCAATCGCGGGCGTTTGATCCATACAATCGAAAACTTGACCGTGGACTTTCGGATTTCGATGTCCGACATAGCTTTACCACCAATTTGATTTATCAACTGCCGAAGATCGCAACCACCAACCCCCTGCTTTCCAATTTGCTCAATGGGTGGCAGGTTTCAGCTATTATTTCGCTCCAGTCGGGTGTTCCGTATTCGCCAGTGTTGATTGGCGACCAGGATCAGGATGGAACCGATGCCAATGTCTCGCGTCCGGATGTCGTTCCAGGAGTGAGCTTTACGCCGTCAAAAGGTCAGACCTCGACGCAGTGGTTTAATCTGACGGCCTTCACGCCGCCTCAACCGGGAGTTCGAGGCAACGCGGGCCGAAATATTTTGACTGGACCGAATTACAAGAGCCTTGATCTGGCACTGACCAAAGAATTTTTCACTGATCGCCGGGTGCGGCTTCAATTCCGAGCCGAATTCTTTAACTTGTTGAATCGAACCAATTTCGACATCCCTTCCAATTCCGAGGAAGGCGAAGCCCTGTACACCTTCATTCCAGCGGATGACGATATTCCCGCCTCATTTCAACCTTCTTCGAGTGCCGGGAAAATCTTTAGCACTTCGGGAAACTCACGTGAATTGCAGTTTGCGCTAAAGCTCGTGTTTTGA
- a CDS encoding VWA domain-containing protein, with translation MVWCVIAQKRVVIWGILLVFVAGLVCKAQESNPVPPSEQTNSQEEPALSIGTELLQVDAVVTDKNGNPVRDLRKEDFELLENSKVQDIAFWSKVTGKFGPSDANPKAVPKPKSGSATEAGSRTFVMVVDDLHISPSNITALRKSLKSFLDQYLTSRDRLAVVCTSGNLGVLQQLTTDQRVMTMAVERLSSRTRQSASSLDQFQVTETQAFRIVEGDRQAIDLAVETYRQSFPGEPTLQASLEGLVQARATQIVSQISLEVSQTFGTLRGTINRLKHIPGRKAVIFATDGFQLDTQLRNNFAEMNKLIDLANRSGVAVYSISSAGLTNPGLGAGPTPPMSADQKNLSFRYDSQGLIASIDAMKAIAQETGGFAVYNSNDLTGALKRIAADNDVYYVLAYYPERTSETRDLKIAVRVKDRPGLFIRTRSSFVLQGKNPELTAAGNPDKEKKKEKKEKKPKKEKQLTDQQKVTVQLIDALNSFVPTTDVKLSLAGTFMASEEKDQPNTGITIAIDVNSITFEEKKDLQQNTLTGLFAINTIDGKEVMLKENVINVGYTKPQLKQAKRDGLNYTQMVKLDPGIYCVRVALRDPISGHIGTAAEWLEIPNLKKVKMGFSSLVLICKEQGGFDPTALLNMSALVGDGTPILPPGYKVVNQAVRGVQVNSRLGFVSQLFNVPQPKSLSEAAVSIQVAILQDGKQVVTTPPHPLKKQPDATGKLSFAAQIELDGLGPGEYVLQLNALAQNGKATASREQAFSILDPAAISQPE, from the coding sequence ATGGTGTGGTGTGTCATTGCTCAAAAGCGTGTCGTCATTTGGGGAATATTGCTGGTGTTTGTGGCGGGCCTGGTGTGCAAAGCACAGGAATCAAACCCTGTACCCCCTTCAGAACAAACAAATTCTCAGGAAGAGCCGGCGCTTTCAATTGGTACGGAATTGCTCCAGGTTGACGCGGTGGTGACCGATAAAAATGGCAATCCGGTGCGCGATTTACGCAAAGAGGATTTCGAACTCCTTGAAAACAGCAAGGTTCAGGATATTGCATTCTGGTCGAAAGTGACTGGGAAATTTGGTCCTTCAGACGCCAACCCAAAAGCTGTGCCAAAGCCCAAAAGTGGGTCCGCGACCGAAGCTGGCAGCCGGACCTTTGTGATGGTCGTGGATGATCTGCACATCAGTCCAAGTAACATCACCGCACTTCGCAAGTCATTAAAAAGCTTTCTGGATCAATATCTTACCAGTCGAGACCGGCTGGCGGTGGTCTGTACGAGCGGCAATCTGGGGGTGCTCCAGCAGCTCACAACCGACCAGCGCGTGATGACGATGGCGGTGGAGCGATTGAGTTCGCGGACACGTCAGTCAGCCTCGTCACTTGATCAATTTCAAGTCACCGAAACCCAGGCATTTCGGATTGTCGAAGGTGACCGACAGGCGATAGATCTGGCAGTTGAAACCTACCGCCAGAGTTTTCCAGGGGAGCCGACGCTTCAAGCGAGTCTGGAAGGATTGGTTCAAGCACGGGCAACTCAGATTGTGAGTCAGATTTCGCTTGAAGTCAGCCAGACGTTTGGCACGCTTCGCGGCACCATCAACCGCTTGAAACACATACCCGGACGCAAGGCGGTTATTTTCGCGACTGACGGCTTTCAGCTTGATACCCAGTTGCGAAACAACTTTGCGGAAATGAACAAGTTGATTGATCTGGCGAACCGGAGCGGCGTGGCGGTGTATTCAATCAGCAGTGCTGGGTTGACCAATCCGGGTTTGGGGGCCGGACCAACCCCGCCAATGAGTGCGGACCAAAAAAACCTGTCATTTCGCTACGATTCCCAGGGATTAATCGCCAGCATTGACGCGATGAAGGCGATTGCCCAGGAAACCGGTGGCTTTGCGGTGTATAACTCCAATGATTTGACGGGAGCTTTGAAGCGAATTGCGGCTGATAACGACGTGTATTACGTGCTGGCCTATTACCCCGAACGAACCAGCGAAACCAGGGATTTGAAAATCGCCGTGCGGGTCAAAGATCGGCCTGGGTTGTTCATCCGGACTCGCAGCAGCTTTGTGCTCCAGGGAAAAAATCCAGAACTGACAGCGGCTGGAAACCCTGACAAAGAAAAGAAAAAAGAGAAGAAAGAGAAAAAACCGAAAAAAGAGAAACAATTGACCGACCAGCAGAAAGTAACAGTCCAGCTTATTGACGCGCTCAATTCGTTTGTTCCAACAACCGATGTAAAGCTCAGCCTGGCCGGGACGTTTATGGCCAGTGAAGAAAAAGACCAGCCAAACACCGGTATTACAATTGCTATTGATGTGAATTCCATTACTTTTGAAGAGAAAAAAGACCTTCAACAAAACACCCTGACTGGCCTGTTTGCGATCAACACCATTGACGGTAAAGAAGTGATGCTCAAAGAAAATGTCATCAACGTCGGATATACAAAACCACAACTCAAACAGGCAAAACGAGATGGCTTGAACTATACTCAAATGGTCAAACTCGATCCGGGGATATATTGTGTTCGAGTGGCATTGCGTGATCCGATTTCAGGCCACATTGGAACCGCTGCCGAATGGCTCGAAATCCCAAACTTAAAGAAAGTCAAAATGGGGTTTAGCAGTCTGGTGTTGATTTGTAAGGAACAAGGAGGTTTTGATCCAACGGCCTTACTCAATATGAGCGCTCTGGTCGGTGATGGAACTCCAATCCTTCCACCGGGATACAAAGTAGTGAATCAGGCGGTGCGCGGTGTTCAGGTCAATTCCAGACTCGGATTTGTTTCCCAGTTATTTAACGTCCCTCAACCAAAAAGCCTCTCCGAGGCCGCCGTTTCAATCCAGGTTGCTATCCTGCAAGATGGAAAACAGGTGGTGACCACTCCGCCACATCCGTTGAAAAAACAACCGGATGCCACTGGTAAGCTCTCGTTTGCTGCCCAGATTGAACTTGATGGATTAGGACCTGGAGAATATGTCCTTCAACTCAATGCGCTTGCTCAAAACGGCAAAGCCACCGCTTCGCGTGAACAGGCATTTTCCATTCTCGATCCAGCAGCCATTTCCCAACCTGAGTAG
- a CDS encoding type II toxin-antitoxin system VapC family toxin, translating to MDTSILIDVLNQKHNRGQMLETLLLKGDTLACCSVTVTEIYAGMRAHERTHTDQLLTSLTYYEVTRSIARDAGLLKRDYGKQGVTLSLPDVTIAAVAIAHGLSLITDNVRHFPMPSLMLYPLPSTL from the coding sequence TTGGACACCTCCATCCTGATTGATGTGCTCAACCAGAAGCATAACCGGGGACAGATGCTGGAAACCCTGCTGTTGAAAGGCGACACGCTCGCTTGTTGCTCGGTCACGGTGACGGAAATCTACGCTGGAATGCGCGCGCACGAGCGCACCCACACCGACCAACTTTTGACCAGCCTGACATATTATGAAGTCACCCGGAGCATTGCCAGGGACGCCGGATTGCTGAAACGGGATTATGGCAAGCAAGGGGTCACGCTTTCTCTGCCGGACGTAACGATTGCGGCGGTTGCCATCGCGCACGGTTTGTCACTTATCACCGATAACGTCAGGCATTTCCCCATGCCCAGCCTCATGCTCTATCCCCTTCCCTCAACGCTGTGA
- a CDS encoding HYR domain-containing protein, with protein sequence MHRKSPGATKKKVERAPIILNPWQRRLLAATTLVVCVLYLIGGEPRQAAALVRKYHAMLWEKPTAVRLYNFFTSVSGVPPQDPSTDRPKREKAPVKPLPDGFVPKGKFVPMVGGDNQATATCIGSLPYNDTGTTAGATDDYNLPADVTNPTTSATCATRMGAGPAGSLPGGAVYTGTGTAPDVVYSMSFPSGNPDTLTITMDPTGAQDLALIVYCNTVSSLLSDALCVDDTGVGGVAESVTVSNITAGTTLYIVVDGYSTGGTPPGPSGPYTLSITSTGATQPTCGGGCTLTCPTDITVSNDPGECGAVVTFGNPTTSGSCGTVTTSPVSGSFFSVGTTMVTASSTEGGGACSFNVIVTDDESPVLNCPGNISVATTSGAGAVVNFSPTASDNCSVSSIMASPPSGSLFPLGTTTVNVTAMDSAGLTDTCSFTVTVVETEPDRLYVADTVNHRVQFFDGINWQLVPGTPGTLGTGNGQFRLPEAITASRDGTRIYVADTGNNRIQFTTDSGGTWQNFATLGSGLNQVRAPQGLTLDRDGNLYVSDTGNGRVLRFNGGNPSTGVVLASNGTASGQVGRPMGLAIDNLFRLFIPDDLNSRIVRILNANTATLRDTGSVFVQTGTALNKVRNPQGIGFEADGDMYIADTGNSRVLRFANGNVNSATSIALTGTLLGQVNYAEGVTVTLFTAGPFAGQPMVIIGDTNNNRIIGRFAAGSQWFLVGNPNNLGTGIGQFRSPSKIR encoded by the coding sequence ATGCACCGAAAATCTCCAGGCGCAACCAAAAAGAAAGTCGAGCGAGCGCCAATCATTTTAAACCCCTGGCAACGCCGCCTCCTGGCCGCCACGACCCTGGTGGTGTGCGTGCTATACCTGATCGGCGGTGAACCACGCCAGGCTGCCGCGCTGGTACGCAAGTACCACGCCATGCTGTGGGAAAAACCGACCGCCGTCCGACTCTACAATTTCTTCACGAGTGTGTCGGGTGTCCCGCCGCAGGATCCATCAACCGACCGACCGAAACGGGAGAAAGCGCCGGTCAAACCGTTGCCGGATGGATTTGTTCCGAAAGGCAAGTTTGTTCCGATGGTCGGAGGTGACAATCAGGCGACCGCGACCTGTATCGGATCGCTCCCCTATAACGACACCGGCACCACGGCTGGGGCAACCGATGATTATAACCTGCCGGCGGATGTCACCAATCCAACCACCTCAGCCACCTGTGCGACCCGCATGGGCGCTGGGCCTGCTGGGTCACTGCCAGGTGGTGCGGTATATACCGGAACGGGAACGGCGCCGGATGTGGTCTACAGCATGTCGTTTCCGAGCGGCAACCCCGACACCTTGACGATTACGATGGACCCGACCGGGGCCCAGGATTTGGCGTTGATCGTGTATTGCAACACGGTTTCGAGCCTCCTGTCCGATGCGCTGTGTGTTGACGACACGGGCGTCGGCGGCGTGGCTGAAAGCGTGACGGTGAGCAATATCACCGCCGGAACAACACTCTATATCGTGGTGGACGGCTACTCGACGGGTGGGACACCTCCCGGACCAAGCGGTCCCTACACGTTGAGCATAACGAGCACCGGCGCCACCCAGCCAACCTGCGGTGGCGGCTGTACCTTAACCTGCCCAACTGATATCACGGTTTCGAATGACCCTGGTGAGTGCGGTGCCGTGGTGACGTTTGGAAACCCAACCACAAGTGGGAGTTGTGGTACGGTAACAACCTCACCGGTTTCAGGAAGTTTCTTTTCGGTTGGAACAACCATGGTGACTGCTTCCTCAACCGAAGGCGGCGGCGCCTGTAGCTTTAATGTCATTGTCACGGATGATGAGTCCCCGGTGCTGAACTGTCCTGGGAATATTTCGGTGGCGACCACGTCCGGGGCTGGGGCCGTCGTCAATTTTTCTCCAACCGCATCCGACAATTGTTCGGTTTCTTCCATCATGGCCAGTCCACCTTCCGGATCGCTCTTTCCGCTTGGAACAACCACTGTGAATGTGACCGCGATGGATTCAGCCGGGTTGACAGATACCTGTTCCTTTACCGTCACCGTGGTCGAGACGGAGCCGGACCGGCTCTATGTGGCGGATACCGTCAATCACCGGGTTCAATTCTTTGATGGGATAAACTGGCAACTTGTCCCTGGAACGCCTGGAACGCTCGGGACAGGAAACGGGCAGTTCCGTCTACCAGAAGCGATTACCGCCAGCCGGGATGGGACGCGAATCTATGTGGCGGATACCGGGAACAACCGAATCCAATTTACAACCGACAGTGGAGGGACGTGGCAAAACTTCGCCACACTGGGCAGTGGACTCAATCAGGTGCGTGCTCCACAGGGACTCACGCTGGATCGAGATGGCAACCTTTATGTTTCCGACACTGGAAATGGTCGAGTGCTTCGCTTTAATGGAGGAAATCCCAGCACCGGGGTTGTGCTGGCCTCAAATGGAACGGCCAGCGGGCAGGTGGGCAGACCGATGGGATTGGCGATTGACAACCTGTTCCGACTCTTCATCCCAGATGACCTCAATAGCCGAATTGTCCGAATCCTGAATGCCAACACGGCGACCTTGCGCGACACCGGCTCGGTTTTTGTCCAAACCGGGACGGCTTTAAATAAGGTTCGGAATCCGCAGGGAATTGGGTTTGAGGCTGACGGAGATATGTACATTGCCGATACCGGCAATTCGCGTGTCCTCCGATTTGCCAATGGAAATGTAAACAGTGCCACCTCCATTGCGCTGACCGGGACCCTGCTCGGGCAGGTGAACTATGCTGAAGGCGTGACCGTCACGTTGTTCACGGCTGGACCATTTGCCGGTCAACCAATGGTGATCATTGGGGATACCAACAATAATCGAATCATCGGTCGGTTTGCCGCCGGCAGCCAGTGGTTCCTGGTCGGAAATCCAAATAACCTTGGCACCGGAATCGGCCAGTTCCGAAGCCCAAGCAAAATCCGTTAA
- a CDS encoding sulfotransferase domain-containing protein, whose protein sequence is MNKPQTIQVKVAPQDQRTAQQMQQLTEMALDGLKKGNYEMAVTLFKRALPLAAPTSPAHDVITHNLMTAYRRRIEDILKQPDVTPLNPYLREALALKLTGTMAQDAKFRDTFARVYHNLGLSFYRSRQHEAALACFRKAISIEPCPSYYVDLTMSLAYLKKPARLVDYTTAVKPDQLGCHIFITCTMKSGSTFLKNTLVKLTSFKDMFAVYASLQNEHELDLPVLTRFATENTVTQQHARASEANIQLMQAFGIRPVVLTRNVYDSVVSLLDFYRTGFTFSTYFDRDEFRAMPEDRQVELIIDTAIPWYFQFVASWKRAEAENRLTMHWLTYEELIADKPGTIERLLAFYGMTAARSDIRRIIALTEADGESNRFNKGVSGRGKTVLTAQQRERVARFAQYFPSTDFRCLGL, encoded by the coding sequence ATGAACAAACCACAAACCATCCAGGTGAAAGTTGCTCCCCAGGACCAGCGGACTGCTCAACAAATGCAGCAGTTGACCGAAATGGCACTGGACGGACTCAAGAAAGGCAACTATGAAATGGCGGTGACGCTCTTTAAAAGAGCATTGCCCCTGGCCGCTCCTACCTCTCCAGCCCATGATGTGATTACCCACAACCTGATGACGGCTTACCGGCGGCGGATTGAAGATATTCTCAAACAGCCGGATGTGACCCCGCTTAACCCCTATCTGCGTGAAGCTCTGGCGCTCAAGCTCACAGGGACAATGGCGCAGGATGCCAAATTCCGCGATACGTTTGCCCGCGTCTACCATAACCTGGGGCTTTCATTTTATCGTTCGCGCCAGCACGAAGCGGCCCTGGCGTGTTTTCGAAAGGCGATTTCGATTGAACCCTGTCCTTCCTATTATGTTGACCTGACAATGTCGCTGGCCTATCTGAAAAAGCCGGCGCGGCTGGTGGATTACACGACGGCGGTGAAACCTGATCAACTCGGCTGTCATATATTTATCACCTGCACGATGAAGAGCGGTTCGACCTTCCTGAAAAACACGCTGGTCAAATTGACAAGCTTCAAGGATATGTTCGCGGTGTATGCGTCGCTGCAAAACGAGCACGAACTGGACCTGCCGGTTTTGACCCGATTTGCGACCGAAAACACTGTCACCCAGCAGCATGCCCGGGCTTCAGAGGCCAACATCCAGTTAATGCAGGCATTTGGGATTCGCCCGGTGGTGCTGACCCGCAATGTGTATGACTCAGTCGTCAGCTTGCTGGATTTCTACCGCACCGGCTTTACCTTCAGCACCTACTTTGACCGGGATGAATTCCGGGCGATGCCGGAAGACCGACAAGTCGAGTTGATCATTGACACGGCCATTCCCTGGTATTTCCAGTTTGTGGCATCCTGGAAACGGGCTGAAGCCGAAAATCGCCTGACCATGCACTGGCTGACCTATGAAGAACTCATCGCTGATAAACCGGGTACCATCGAACGCCTGCTGGCTTTTTATGGAATGACCGCCGCCCGCTCTGATATCCGGCGCATTATTGCCCTGACCGAAGCCGACGGTGAAAGCAACCGTTTTAACAAGGGCGTCAGCGGACGCGGGAAAACGGTCCTGACCGCCCAGCAACGTGAGCGGGTTGCTCGCTTTGCACAATATTTCCCGTCAACTGATTTTCGCTGTCTTGGACTTTGA
- a CDS encoding anion permease, with the protein MSQPKEITPNTHDTFPIWKVIVVIVFPLMVWFSPLSLSPEGRKALTIASLMIAAWGTEIFSHTLVGLIGCFLFWVCDVVEFSKAFGGFATSTPWFCYSAVLFGTALTQSGLTRHLAYWVMLQYGNTYSRLIFGFTVLSIVLTFMVPSGPACVVIKAAIALGIMEATGFKPGSNVGRGIFVVLTYGASLFNKMVIAGASSIMARDMIEAQTGVKVFWSYWFLAFLPVSLISLWVCYRLTLWLFPPEKESLVESAVYLREELKKIEGWSRPKIWAAVFATIALSLWITDFWHHISPAKIGIAVSLLAAIPFFGLLQSDDLKKVNYLPAFFVGTAASMGIVLVQTGATDAMTSVMFGWMSPLVTTKIGAVLTTYWTAFGYHLFLGSEISMLSTSMTPLLKFAQANQLNPVAIGLIWTFAGACKVFVYQSTIVIIGYSYGYFEARDIVKFGAVIAVVESIVMVLVSLFYWPLIGLG; encoded by the coding sequence ATGTCACAACCCAAAGAAATCACACCAAACACCCACGATACCTTTCCAATCTGGAAGGTGATCGTGGTGATTGTTTTTCCGCTGATGGTCTGGTTTTCGCCGCTTTCACTTTCACCCGAAGGTCGAAAAGCGCTGACGATTGCCAGTTTGATGATTGCGGCCTGGGGAACTGAAATTTTTTCGCATACGCTGGTCGGGCTCATCGGATGCTTTTTGTTCTGGGTGTGCGACGTTGTCGAATTCTCAAAAGCATTTGGCGGGTTTGCGACGTCCACACCCTGGTTTTGTTACAGCGCGGTGCTTTTTGGGACGGCGTTGACACAATCCGGGCTGACCCGGCATCTGGCCTACTGGGTGATGTTGCAGTATGGGAACACCTACTCCCGACTGATTTTCGGCTTTACCGTGCTTTCAATTGTGCTGACGTTTATGGTTCCTTCCGGACCAGCCTGTGTTGTGATCAAAGCAGCCATTGCACTCGGCATTATGGAGGCCACGGGATTCAAGCCCGGAAGCAACGTCGGACGCGGCATCTTTGTCGTGCTGACCTATGGTGCCAGTTTATTTAACAAAATGGTGATTGCCGGGGCGTCATCCATTATGGCTCGTGACATGATCGAAGCCCAAACCGGCGTGAAGGTATTTTGGAGCTACTGGTTTCTGGCTTTTTTACCGGTTTCATTGATTTCGCTGTGGGTGTGTTATCGGCTGACGCTCTGGCTCTTTCCTCCTGAGAAAGAAAGTCTGGTTGAAAGCGCGGTTTATTTACGGGAAGAACTCAAAAAAATTGAAGGCTGGTCCAGGCCAAAAATCTGGGCCGCCGTTTTTGCCACGATTGCCTTGAGTTTGTGGATTACTGATTTCTGGCATCATATTTCTCCTGCAAAAATCGGAATTGCAGTAAGTTTACTGGCGGCCATACCATTTTTTGGATTGTTACAATCAGATGATTTGAAGAAAGTAAATTATTTACCGGCGTTTTTTGTGGGTACAGCCGCCAGCATGGGAATTGTTCTGGTCCAAACCGGCGCCACCGACGCCATGACCTCGGTAATGTTTGGATGGATGTCGCCGCTGGTGACAACCAAAATTGGTGCGGTGTTGACGACTTATTGGACGGCCTTTGGCTACCATCTATTTCTAGGAAGCGAAATTTCGATGTTGAGCACGTCCATGACGCCGCTCCTGAAATTTGCCCAGGCGAATCAGTTAAACCCGGTGGCCATTGGACTCATCTGGACCTTTGCCGGTGCCTGCAAAGTGTTTGTCTATCAATCAACAATTGTCATCATCGGCTATTCCTACGGGTATTTTGAAGCGCGTGACATTGTCAAATTTGGTGCCGTCATTGCCGTGGTCGAATCAATCGTGATGGTGCTGGTGAGCCTGTTTTACTGGCCGTTGATTGGGCTCGGGTGA